Proteins found in one Cobetia sp. L2A1 genomic segment:
- a CDS encoding short-chain fatty acid transporter: MLQFLSRPAVKLVERYLPDPYIFVLLLTVIAAAAAMLIEQRSPVDVMRYWGDGFWSLLTFSMQMLLVLISGFMLANTPPVKKALASLASLAKSPGSAIILVTVVSLIASWINWGFGLVIGALFAKELAKSIKVDYRLLIASAYSGFVIWHAGISGSIPLTIATAGHFTEDTIGIIPTSDTIFAFFNMAIVIALLIIMPLVNRAMMPFENESVYVDPALLEEKPTVVSDQPRPAERLENSPILAWIVGLFGLAWLIDHFVFRGGGLNLNVINFSFLFLAIVLHGTPRKLLDSLNEAIKGGAGIVIQFPFYAGIMAIMVQSGLAATLSEGFVSIATADSLPFWSFISAGIVNLFVPSGGGQWAVQAPVMIPAAQALGADLPRVAMAVAWGDAWTNMLQPFWALPVLAIAGLKAKDIMGFCLVQLLVTGVIISLGLTLL, translated from the coding sequence ATGCTGCAATTCCTATCCCGTCCAGCCGTCAAGCTGGTCGAGCGCTATCTACCTGACCCCTATATCTTCGTACTGCTGTTGACCGTGATCGCCGCGGCAGCTGCCATGCTGATCGAGCAACGCTCGCCAGTCGACGTCATGCGCTATTGGGGTGACGGCTTCTGGAGCCTGCTGACGTTCTCCATGCAGATGCTGCTGGTACTGATCTCCGGCTTCATGCTGGCCAATACGCCGCCCGTCAAGAAGGCACTGGCCAGTCTTGCCTCGTTGGCGAAATCTCCGGGCAGCGCCATCATCCTGGTCACTGTCGTTTCCCTGATCGCCAGTTGGATCAATTGGGGCTTCGGTCTGGTCATCGGTGCCTTGTTTGCCAAGGAACTCGCCAAGTCGATCAAGGTCGACTATCGCCTGCTGATCGCCAGTGCCTACTCCGGCTTTGTCATCTGGCATGCAGGGATTTCAGGTTCGATTCCGCTGACGATCGCCACTGCAGGCCACTTCACCGAGGACACCATCGGGATCATTCCGACGTCCGATACCATCTTTGCCTTCTTCAACATGGCCATCGTCATTGCGCTGTTGATCATCATGCCGTTGGTCAACCGCGCCATGATGCCCTTCGAGAACGAAAGCGTTTACGTCGATCCAGCACTGCTGGAAGAAAAACCGACCGTTGTCAGCGATCAACCTCGCCCGGCTGAACGCCTCGAGAACTCCCCCATACTGGCGTGGATAGTGGGGCTATTCGGGCTTGCCTGGCTGATAGATCACTTCGTGTTTCGTGGCGGTGGCTTGAATCTGAACGTGATCAACTTCAGCTTCCTGTTCCTTGCCATCGTACTGCACGGCACACCGCGCAAACTGCTGGACAGCCTGAATGAGGCCATCAAGGGCGGTGCAGGTATCGTCATCCAGTTCCCCTTCTACGCCGGCATCATGGCCATCATGGTCCAGTCCGGCCTGGCGGCAACGCTGTCCGAAGGCTTCGTCTCGATAGCTACCGCTGACAGCCTACCGTTCTGGTCCTTCATCAGCGCCGGTATCGTCAATCTGTTCGTGCCATCCGGTGGTGGTCAATGGGCAGTGCAAGCGCCGGTCATGATCCCCGCCGCACAGGCATTGGGCGCAGACCTGCCGCGCGTCGCCATGGCGGTCGCCTGGGGTGATGCCTGGACCAACATGCTACAGCCATTCTGGGCGCTGCCGGTTCTGGCAATCGCTGGCCTGAAAGCCAAGGACATCATGGGCTTCTGCCTCGTCCAGCTGCTGGTCACCGGCGTCATCATTTCACTGGGCCTGACTCTGCTGTAG
- a CDS encoding PACE efflux transporter — translation MRSKKERLAQAGLLELGGIVIVAPLSVLVTGHDLASMGTLAIMMSSLAVIWSIAWNWLFDRWVPTRTRSFGQRVLQALGFEAGLVVVTVFIVAAWLDIGLWQALLLDLGFVIFFLVWALIFNSVFDAVMKYRMDRTAARHQDDPILVNRG, via the coding sequence ATGCGTTCAAAAAAAGAGCGACTGGCACAGGCGGGATTGCTGGAACTGGGCGGTATCGTGATCGTGGCGCCGCTGTCGGTATTGGTGACGGGGCACGATCTGGCGAGCATGGGCACACTGGCCATCATGATGTCCTCACTTGCCGTGATCTGGAGCATTGCCTGGAACTGGTTGTTTGATCGATGGGTGCCGACGCGCACCCGCTCCTTCGGACAGCGAGTGCTTCAGGCACTGGGGTTCGAGGCGGGGCTGGTGGTGGTGACGGTCTTCATCGTGGCGGCCTGGCTGGATATCGGCCTATGGCAGGCACTGTTGCTGGACCTTGGCTTCGTGATCTTCTTTCTCGTCTGGGCGCTGATCTTCAATTCGGTGTTTGATGCCGTCATGAAATATCGCATGGACCGCACGGCGGCCAGGCATCAGGACGACCCAATACTGGTAAACCGGGGGTGA
- a CDS encoding YfhL family 4Fe-4S dicluster ferredoxin yields the protein MALIITDECINCDVCEPECPNGAISPGEEIYIIDPDLCTECVGHFDEPQCQQVCPVDCIPLDPAHKESQDELMDKYHIITEALGN from the coding sequence ATGGCCCTGATCATCACTGATGAATGCATCAACTGCGACGTCTGCGAGCCAGAATGTCCTAACGGCGCCATCTCGCCGGGTGAAGAGATCTATATCATCGACCCGGATCTGTGCACCGAATGTGTGGGCCATTTTGACGAGCCACAATGTCAGCAGGTGTGTCCTGTCGATTGCATTCCGCTCGATCCGGCGCACAAGGAAAGTCAGGACGAGCTGATGGACAAGTACCACATCATTACCGAAGCACTGGGCAACTGA
- a CDS encoding DMT family transporter, with amino-acid sequence MTYVFLVLAILAEVIATSALKASESFSRLGPSLVVVLGYGVSFYLLTLVLRDLPLGVTYAVWSGLGIVLVTLFGVVVYREVPDLPAILGLAMIVGGVAILHLFSSASPH; translated from the coding sequence ATGACCTATGTATTTCTTGTGCTGGCGATTCTGGCCGAGGTTATCGCGACCAGTGCCTTGAAGGCCTCCGAGTCCTTTTCGCGACTCGGCCCCAGTCTCGTCGTGGTCCTGGGGTATGGGGTGTCGTTCTATCTGTTGACGCTGGTACTACGTGATCTACCGCTGGGCGTGACCTATGCGGTGTGGTCCGGGCTGGGTATCGTGCTGGTCACTCTGTTCGGTGTCGTCGTCTATCGAGAGGTTCCGGACCTGCCGGCGATACTGGGTCTGGCGATGATTGTGGGCGGTGTCGCCATCCTGCATCTGTTTTCCAGCGCCAGTCCTCATTAA
- the coaD gene encoding pantetheine-phosphate adenylyltransferase has product MPKNIAVYPGTFDPITNGHTDLIERGARLFDKIVVAVACSPGKQPALPLDMRIDLTRQILAHLDNVEVIGFSCLLTELLDQQNARIILRGLRAVSDFEYELQLANMNRVQAPHVESLFLTPELENSYISSTIVREISRHGGDVSRLVHPIVAEALARHFNPSDDTATS; this is encoded by the coding sequence ATGCCCAAGAATATTGCCGTCTACCCAGGCACCTTCGACCCGATCACCAACGGTCATACTGACCTGATCGAACGTGGCGCACGTCTTTTCGACAAGATAGTGGTGGCGGTGGCTTGCAGCCCCGGCAAACAACCAGCTTTGCCGTTGGACATGCGCATCGATCTGACACGCCAGATTCTCGCGCATCTCGATAACGTCGAAGTCATTGGCTTCAGCTGCCTGCTGACAGAACTGCTTGATCAGCAAAATGCGCGTATTATTCTGCGCGGCCTGCGTGCAGTCTCCGATTTCGAGTACGAGTTGCAGCTAGCCAACATGAATCGGGTCCAGGCACCGCATGTTGAAAGCCTGTTCCTGACCCCGGAATTAGAGAACTCCTATATTTCATCGACTATCGTGCGCGAAATCTCACGACATGGCGGTGACGTGTCACGCCTGGTACATCCGATAGTGGCCGAAGCACTTGCTCGCCACTTCAACCCAAGCGACGACACAGCCACAAGCTGA
- a CDS encoding sensor domain-containing diguanylate cyclase, with protein MLILMLLPRPELFSSVNQYLVPHSLLEIGSVLVALMAAVSIFQGHRSTLPTSFLVMGCAFVLSALCDLVHIFSYEGMPDFISEASVQKAIHFWLAGRTAFVFALLAPCIITSRPVTRRHLPLALAATIAVGLVISWVGLYHLDYLPATFVTGSGLSDWKIGYEWALTLSALGAAVLLISTKRLPKGTNAGWLAAAALASGLSELCFTLYASAYDVFNLLGHLYKMVAYAMIYHAIYSSRLTYPYQQLEKMSTALAEAEQRWQFALEGSGAGVWDWKQDSDHVFYSTQWKATLGFEEEDIGSSFDEWKSRIHPDDMPRTLDDLKQHFEGHSPEYRNEHRMLTRSGEWKWILDQGRVVERAEDGRPLRMIGTHSDIDLIKEQQQRLITSRARLRSIYHSAPIGIIVADCNGVIADANSAMHSMLGKSDTELFQQSLWGLFSLEEVSRMKRAWGQLQREGGNFQDEYRMQTERGHMFWAEVTLTPLEGEDRTLVLINNIEDRRRAIELLEENATLYQEVFSTGNAIKLLIDPERAEIIDANPVAAEFYGYSIGEMCGMPLGRINVLASQAISQRIRAVISRTDNHFEASHQLANGELRDVEIFTGPVDLNGRTLLFSIVHDITDRKRAQRDLQAANLKLSRLSESRSQIHHLAECLLTCSQLDDIITQLNVRLPSLFAGSEGRMTLSIPNDEHQTMHINWGAAPTEACLVSHPLIIGDSEIGNFILQIPIDAESQERLRPLAEDVCRLILLALADLQLKQGLSHEARKDTLTRLYNRRYLDEILPQKLAEASIGNPLSLVVLDLDHFKQVNDTYGHEMGDRVLTRLAKLIRESLRSSDEACRYGGEEFVILIPGASAAVSRARVEAILEAFREEVFESEIQPPLTGLSFSAGVASAPHDSQATETLFSMADNALYQAKRTGRQRVLCYSGLPPSEDSLARTPS; from the coding sequence ATGCTGATATTGATGCTTCTGCCACGTCCTGAGCTCTTTTCCTCAGTCAATCAATATCTAGTACCACACTCCCTGTTGGAGATTGGCTCGGTACTGGTGGCATTGATGGCAGCCGTCTCGATCTTCCAGGGTCATCGCAGCACATTGCCAACTAGCTTTCTGGTGATGGGATGCGCCTTCGTGCTCTCGGCCTTATGTGATCTGGTGCATATCTTCAGTTACGAAGGCATGCCTGACTTCATCAGCGAAGCATCGGTTCAGAAAGCGATTCACTTCTGGCTGGCAGGGCGCACCGCCTTTGTCTTCGCACTTCTGGCCCCCTGTATCATCACCTCACGTCCTGTGACACGCCGTCATTTGCCATTGGCTCTAGCAGCGACAATCGCCGTGGGGCTAGTCATTAGTTGGGTCGGTCTTTATCACCTCGACTACCTGCCAGCGACCTTCGTCACCGGTAGCGGCTTGAGTGACTGGAAAATAGGCTACGAATGGGCATTGACGCTTTCCGCACTCGGTGCCGCGGTATTGCTGATCAGTACAAAGCGCCTCCCCAAGGGGACGAATGCAGGCTGGTTAGCCGCTGCAGCGCTCGCCAGTGGTCTCTCTGAATTGTGTTTCACCCTTTATGCCAGCGCCTATGATGTCTTCAACCTGCTTGGTCATCTTTACAAGATGGTGGCCTATGCAATGATCTATCACGCCATCTATTCTTCACGCCTTACCTACCCCTATCAGCAGCTGGAGAAAATGAGCACAGCGCTGGCAGAAGCCGAGCAACGCTGGCAGTTTGCGCTGGAAGGCTCCGGCGCAGGTGTCTGGGATTGGAAGCAGGACAGCGATCACGTTTTCTATTCTACCCAGTGGAAAGCGACACTAGGCTTTGAAGAGGAGGATATCGGTAGCAGTTTCGATGAATGGAAATCGCGCATTCATCCCGACGACATGCCGCGTACGCTTGATGATCTGAAACAACATTTCGAAGGGCATAGCCCAGAATATCGTAACGAACATCGCATGCTGACCCGCAGCGGCGAATGGAAGTGGATTCTTGATCAAGGGCGTGTCGTGGAGCGCGCCGAAGATGGCCGCCCGTTGCGCATGATTGGTACCCACAGCGATATCGACTTGATCAAGGAGCAACAACAACGCCTGATTACCAGCCGCGCGCGCCTGCGCTCCATTTATCACTCAGCTCCGATCGGCATTATCGTTGCAGATTGCAATGGCGTCATCGCGGATGCCAACTCCGCCATGCACAGCATGTTAGGCAAGAGTGATACTGAGCTATTCCAGCAGTCGTTGTGGGGCTTGTTCTCACTCGAGGAAGTGAGTCGAATGAAGCGAGCCTGGGGACAATTGCAGCGCGAGGGCGGTAACTTTCAGGACGAGTACCGCATGCAGACTGAGCGTGGACACATGTTCTGGGCAGAGGTAACTCTCACCCCACTGGAGGGCGAAGACCGTACCCTAGTATTGATCAATAATATCGAGGATCGTCGTCGCGCCATCGAGCTGCTGGAAGAGAACGCCACCCTTTATCAAGAAGTCTTCAGCACCGGTAACGCCATCAAGTTACTGATCGATCCAGAGCGTGCAGAAATCATTGATGCCAACCCCGTCGCGGCAGAATTCTACGGCTACAGTATTGGCGAAATGTGCGGCATGCCGCTGGGACGCATCAATGTGCTGGCAAGCCAGGCAATATCCCAGCGCATCCGTGCCGTGATCAGCCGTACCGACAACCACTTTGAAGCCAGCCATCAGCTCGCCAATGGCGAGTTGCGTGATGTCGAGATATTCACCGGCCCGGTGGATTTGAATGGCCGCACACTGCTGTTTTCCATCGTACACGATATTACCGATCGCAAGCGGGCTCAGCGCGATCTGCAGGCAGCCAATCTCAAGTTGTCGCGCCTGTCCGAGAGCCGCAGTCAGATTCATCATCTGGCGGAATGTCTGCTGACGTGTTCTCAGCTTGATGACATCATCACACAGCTCAATGTACGACTCCCCAGCCTGTTTGCGGGCAGTGAAGGTCGCATGACTCTGTCTATTCCGAATGATGAACACCAGACAATGCACATCAATTGGGGGGCGGCACCCACCGAAGCATGTCTGGTGAGCCATCCATTGATCATAGGCGATAGCGAAATCGGCAATTTCATCCTGCAGATTCCTATCGATGCAGAAAGCCAGGAGCGTCTACGACCGCTGGCGGAAGACGTCTGCCGTCTGATATTGCTGGCATTGGCAGATCTGCAGTTGAAGCAGGGTCTCTCGCATGAAGCGCGCAAAGACACACTCACTCGCCTGTATAACCGTCGGTATCTCGATGAGATCCTGCCGCAGAAGCTTGCTGAAGCCAGCATCGGTAATCCGCTGTCGCTGGTGGTACTGGATCTTGACCACTTCAAACAGGTCAACGACACCTACGGACATGAGATGGGGGATCGAGTCCTGACAAGGCTGGCCAAGCTGATTCGTGAATCCCTGCGCAGCTCAGACGAGGCTTGTCGTTATGGAGGTGAGGAGTTCGTCATTCTCATTCCCGGTGCCAGTGCCGCTGTCTCGCGAGCCAGAGTCGAAGCCATTCTTGAAGCCTTCCGGGAAGAAGTCTTTGAAAGTGAGATTCAACCACCACTGACAGGGCTGAGCTTCTCTGCCGGCGTTGCCAGCGCACCTCATGATAGTCAGGCCACAGAGACGTTATTCAGCATGGCCGATAACGCGCTGTATCAAGCCAAGCGCACCGGGCGACAACGTGTACTTTGCTATAGCGGTCTGCCGCCATCCGAAGATAGCCTGGCGCGCACGCCCAGCTGA
- a CDS encoding beta-ketoacyl synthase, with the protein MGGVNAAGRTSGHQAFRRTVLDSLPETDRQETLLGLASLMNLARCDDQGQWFDAEGQPADTEALVSRLADQVLAHTLIRRIEDERFNAAGIPASRQSRLTLEQDLTFTLRSRQLPEQPPADWKVRKLDNRHVEVTVPAGEFDVLLPDRRQALVRAAGQLPSGFAPEQLYRSVHHPRGLSMTIFGASDCLGDSGLDWDVLRDSLDPDEIAVYAGNSIGQMDAEGWGGLMKSFVSGERATSKQMPLGYAQMPADFLNAYVLGNVGGAGAALGACASFLYNLKLGLNDIRSGRRRVVMVGTADAPITPEVIEGFRSMGALADDESLKALDALEVLTDSDYQKACRPFARNCGFTIAESTQFLILMADDLALEMGARILGSVPDVFINADGWKRSISAPGVGNYITLSKAVSLARSIVGDEGVRLRSFVHAHATSTPKNRTTESHVLDEVARAHGIDAWPVVAVKAFVGHSQGSAAGDQTASALGSFANGVLPGIPTLDAIADDVHHEHLDLRREQREFTADVAFINAKGFGGNNASGVVLSADVTLRLLEARHGKPALAAWRERSDTCEARRANYLSKAQRGEFKPTYRFGEGVLEGPELEISDTEIRIPGYARAVSLKADNPFGSL; encoded by the coding sequence ATGGGCGGAGTCAATGCCGCCGGCAGAACTTCGGGTCATCAAGCCTTTCGGCGCACGGTGCTCGATTCCCTGCCGGAGACAGACCGCCAGGAGACCCTACTCGGCCTCGCATCGCTCATGAATCTTGCCCGTTGTGATGATCAGGGCCAGTGGTTCGATGCCGAGGGCCAGCCTGCCGATACCGAGGCGCTCGTCTCGCGTCTGGCAGACCAGGTTCTGGCGCATACGCTGATCCGCCGTATCGAAGATGAACGCTTCAACGCGGCTGGCATTCCTGCCAGTCGTCAGTCGCGTCTGACACTCGAGCAAGATCTCACCTTCACTCTGCGTAGCCGCCAGCTACCAGAGCAGCCGCCGGCTGACTGGAAGGTTCGCAAACTGGATAACCGTCACGTCGAGGTCACGGTGCCGGCCGGCGAATTCGATGTACTGCTACCTGATCGCCGCCAGGCACTGGTACGAGCCGCAGGTCAGCTCCCCAGCGGCTTTGCCCCTGAACAGCTATATCGCAGCGTGCACCATCCTCGTGGCCTCTCGATGACCATCTTTGGCGCCAGTGACTGTCTCGGTGATAGCGGCCTGGACTGGGACGTCCTGCGCGATAGCCTCGACCCGGATGAAATTGCCGTCTATGCGGGCAATTCCATCGGACAGATGGATGCCGAGGGCTGGGGTGGCCTGATGAAGTCCTTCGTCTCCGGCGAGCGTGCCACATCCAAGCAGATGCCGCTGGGGTATGCACAGATGCCCGCCGACTTCCTCAATGCGTATGTATTGGGCAATGTCGGTGGTGCTGGCGCAGCCCTCGGTGCATGTGCCAGCTTCCTCTATAACCTCAAGCTGGGCCTCAACGATATTCGCAGCGGTCGACGTCGCGTCGTGATGGTGGGCACTGCTGATGCTCCCATCACGCCGGAAGTCATTGAGGGCTTCCGCAGCATGGGCGCACTGGCGGATGATGAGAGCCTCAAGGCACTCGATGCGCTGGAAGTGTTGACCGACAGTGACTATCAAAAAGCGTGCCGCCCCTTCGCGCGCAACTGCGGCTTCACCATTGCGGAATCGACCCAATTCCTGATTCTGATGGCGGATGACCTGGCACTTGAGATGGGCGCACGCATTCTTGGTAGCGTGCCGGATGTGTTCATCAATGCTGATGGCTGGAAGCGCTCCATCTCGGCACCAGGTGTCGGTAACTACATTACTCTGAGCAAAGCCGTCTCGCTGGCGCGCAGCATCGTCGGTGACGAGGGCGTGCGTCTGCGCAGTTTCGTGCATGCACATGCGACCTCCACCCCGAAGAATCGCACCACCGAATCCCATGTGCTGGATGAAGTGGCGCGCGCACATGGTATCGATGCGTGGCCAGTCGTGGCCGTCAAAGCTTTCGTTGGACACAGCCAGGGTAGTGCCGCCGGTGATCAGACTGCGTCGGCCCTCGGTAGCTTCGCCAATGGCGTTCTGCCGGGTATCCCGACACTGGATGCTATCGCCGATGACGTGCACCACGAGCATCTCGACCTGCGTCGCGAGCAGCGTGAATTCACCGCCGACGTCGCCTTCATCAATGCCAAGGGCTTCGGTGGCAACAATGCCAGTGGCGTCGTGCTCTCTGCTGACGTGACACTGCGTCTACTGGAAGCACGCCACGGCAAGCCGGCACTGGCGGCCTGGCGTGAACGTAGCGACACCTGTGAAGCGCGTCGTGCCAACTACCTGTCCAAAGCGCAGCGAGGCGAATTCAAGCCTACCTATCGCTTTGGCGAAGGCGTGCTGGAAGGCCCTGAGCTTGAGATCAGCGATACCGAGATCCGTATCCCGGGCTACGCGCGCGCAGTATCACTCAAGGCTGACAATCCCTTCGGCTCGCTATAA
- the trmB gene encoding tRNA (guanine(46)-N(7))-methyltransferase TrmB, which translates to MYANSRQIDSPQSGPHDDLERRVQRAMSHPLRKPVADHTREAFAQADQWLSAQNKPLWLDSGCGVGRSTRQLALTYPDHAVIGVDRSEDRLSRKHGELPDNARLVRADLVDFWRLALAAGWAPTHHTLLYPNPYPKARHLKMRWQGHPVFPIIMALGGQLELRTNWDIYAREFALAVGHATGIEVSALPFVPQNDYLTHFERKYHESGQTLWRLVCQLEHTPARYPLAL; encoded by the coding sequence ATGTACGCCAACTCCCGCCAGATCGACTCCCCGCAGTCCGGACCTCACGACGACCTCGAGAGGCGAGTACAGCGCGCCATGTCACATCCACTGCGTAAGCCTGTCGCAGACCATACCCGTGAGGCATTTGCGCAAGCTGATCAATGGTTGTCGGCCCAGAACAAGCCTCTGTGGCTAGATAGCGGCTGTGGTGTCGGGCGTTCCACGCGCCAACTGGCGCTGACCTATCCGGATCATGCCGTGATAGGAGTGGACCGTAGTGAAGATCGTCTGAGTCGCAAGCACGGTGAACTACCCGACAATGCGCGGTTGGTCCGTGCTGATCTGGTGGACTTCTGGCGCCTGGCACTAGCCGCGGGGTGGGCACCGACCCATCACACCCTGCTGTATCCCAATCCCTACCCCAAGGCGCGCCATCTGAAGATGCGCTGGCAGGGCCATCCCGTCTTTCCCATCATCATGGCACTGGGCGGCCAACTGGAATTGCGAACCAATTGGGATATTTACGCGCGGGAGTTCGCTCTGGCCGTTGGGCATGCGACTGGTATCGAGGTCAGCGCGCTGCCTTTCGTGCCACAGAATGACTATCTGACCCACTTTGAGCGTAAGTATCACGAATCCGGTCAGACATTATGGCGACTTGTCTGCCAGCTTGAGCACACGCCAGCACGCTATCCTCTCGCGCTTTGA
- a CDS encoding LysR family transcriptional regulator, with product MNWTLEQLMTLRCVAETGSFSAAARRLGRAQSAVSTAIANLELDLGCELFDRSPRTPRLTPAGEALLHEADSVLAQCQRLEARARTLSQGQEASLTLAIDEALVEMPPVMAVLERLAVHYPSLTLTLLNGAQDEVSQWVEQHRANLGIMFRQPLSAMALEREPLGRLEQVLIVAKDHPLASIEAPSPSDLASHRQLMIAQRQQIDSELGNTPPQAQRFWQLNSFYAMAELATRGLGWAQVPRHIAGYPPFQARLALLDVGPLGAASDIDIELISRRDSPRGPAASWLRQSLRSAFRDSSALREHNAPLLAGSSMP from the coding sequence ATGAACTGGACGCTGGAACAGCTGATGACGCTACGCTGCGTCGCTGAGACAGGCTCTTTTTCAGCGGCCGCACGACGACTGGGTCGTGCCCAATCTGCCGTCAGTACCGCTATCGCCAATCTTGAGCTGGACCTGGGATGTGAGCTGTTTGATCGCAGCCCACGCACCCCTCGCCTGACCCCCGCAGGCGAGGCACTATTGCACGAAGCCGACAGTGTGCTGGCTCAGTGCCAGCGACTTGAAGCGCGCGCACGCACCCTGAGTCAGGGGCAGGAAGCGAGCCTGACCCTGGCCATCGATGAAGCGTTGGTGGAAATGCCGCCCGTGATGGCGGTTCTGGAGCGTCTGGCCGTGCACTACCCAAGCCTGACGCTGACACTGCTCAATGGCGCGCAGGATGAGGTATCACAGTGGGTTGAGCAGCACCGTGCCAATCTCGGCATCATGTTTCGCCAACCCTTGAGCGCCATGGCACTGGAGCGCGAACCCTTGGGCCGCCTGGAGCAGGTATTGATCGTCGCCAAGGACCACCCATTGGCAAGCATCGAAGCACCCAGCCCCAGTGATCTGGCCAGCCATCGACAGTTGATGATCGCCCAACGTCAGCAGATTGACAGTGAGCTGGGTAATACCCCGCCACAGGCGCAGCGCTTCTGGCAGCTCAATAGCTTCTATGCCATGGCAGAACTGGCAACCCGAGGACTGGGGTGGGCGCAGGTACCGCGTCATATCGCGGGTTACCCGCCCTTTCAGGCTCGCCTGGCCCTGTTGGATGTCGGTCCATTGGGCGCGGCATCCGACATCGACATCGAGCTTATCTCGCGCCGAGACAGTCCACGCGGCCCCGCCGCCAGCTGGTTGCGCCAGTCACTACGCAGCGCTTTCAGAGATAGTAGTGCGCTCAGAGAACACAACGCCCCCCTACTCGCTGGCTCATCAATGCCTTGA
- a CDS encoding MATE family efflux transporter codes for MTDSSRLITLLSRLFRPADRHLWQLAWPIILSNISVPLLGLVDTAVVGHLEDAVYLGAVTLGAVLFSFLYWGFGFLRMGTTGMTAQAHGREDHDTLRTLLGQGIMLALVIGGLLLLLGSPLISLGLSLMEANEATRELAHGYASIRLWSAPAVLMNYVILGWFLGLGNSRVTLGILVLTNAINILLDLAFVPGLGMTSDGVALASVIADYCASGAGLWLVARQLARMPGNSNLATLFSLAAWGELIRVNQHLFVRTLCLLGATAYFTSQGASFGDNILAANAVLLQFVMITSYGLDGFAQAAESEVGRAVGQNDWQRFARSVGAATRFSLITATGASVLLWLCGPLLIGLLTDLPEVRALAITYLPWMVAMPLVAVWSYLLDGIFIGATATREMRNTLVISLIAFVGLWPWLEQYGNHGLWLAFLLFTGVRSAVLAGYYFHHRRHRWC; via the coding sequence ATGACTGATTCATCACGACTCATCACCTTGCTATCACGCCTGTTTCGTCCTGCTGATCGCCATCTATGGCAGCTGGCATGGCCGATTATCCTGTCCAATATCTCGGTGCCGCTGCTCGGGCTGGTGGACACTGCAGTAGTAGGTCATCTGGAAGATGCTGTCTATCTGGGTGCCGTGACATTGGGTGCTGTGCTGTTCAGCTTCCTCTATTGGGGCTTTGGATTTCTGCGCATGGGCACGACTGGCATGACGGCTCAGGCCCATGGCCGTGAAGACCACGACACGCTGCGCACCTTGCTCGGGCAAGGCATCATGCTCGCACTGGTGATCGGCGGCTTGTTGCTGTTGCTAGGGTCACCACTGATATCACTAGGCTTGAGCCTGATGGAGGCCAACGAGGCAACACGTGAACTCGCGCATGGTTACGCGAGCATTCGCCTGTGGTCTGCTCCTGCGGTGCTGATGAACTATGTGATATTGGGTTGGTTTCTGGGGCTGGGTAATTCTCGTGTCACCCTCGGCATTCTTGTACTGACCAACGCCATCAACATCCTGCTGGATCTGGCCTTTGTGCCGGGACTGGGCATGACCAGCGATGGCGTAGCTCTGGCCAGCGTGATTGCCGACTACTGCGCATCAGGTGCCGGCTTATGGCTGGTAGCCCGTCAGCTTGCCCGCATGCCAGGCAACAGCAACCTTGCTACACTCTTCTCGCTTGCCGCATGGGGGGAGCTGATCCGGGTCAATCAGCATCTTTTCGTACGTACCCTGTGCCTGCTTGGCGCTACTGCTTACTTCACCTCACAAGGCGCGAGCTTCGGTGACAATATACTGGCGGCCAACGCTGTGCTGCTGCAGTTCGTGATGATCACCTCGTATGGCCTTGATGGCTTCGCCCAAGCCGCGGAGTCAGAGGTTGGTCGCGCAGTGGGCCAGAATGACTGGCAGCGCTTCGCTCGTAGCGTCGGTGCAGCAACCCGTTTTTCACTGATTACTGCGACGGGCGCCAGTGTACTACTCTGGCTATGCGGCCCACTCCTGATCGGACTGCTGACTGACCTCCCGGAGGTCCGCGCCCTTGCGATCACCTATCTCCCCTGGATGGTCGCCATGCCATTGGTCGCGGTGTGGAGCTACCTGCTGGATGGCATCTTCATTGGTGCCACCGCCACGCGCGAGATGCGCAATACGTTGGTCATCTCACTAATCGCCTTTGTGGGCCTCTGGCCGTGGCTTGAGCAATACGGCAACCACGGCTTATGGCTGGCCTTCCTGCTATTTACTGGCGTCCGTTCGGCAGTACTCGCCGGCTATTATTTTCATCATCGCCGTCATCGCTGGTGCTGA